The Gemmata palustris genome includes a region encoding these proteins:
- a CDS encoding phage holin family protein, translating into MATTEAAPPPTYDGSNRAPSEPSNSMAGLVSGIINDAQTLLRQQAEMLKSEVREDFKRSKRAAEFGALGVVFGTVGALGLITALAYFMHEQFQFAMWASWGIVGGLFFAVGGALGWISYGLLERFNPLPDKTLNALKENISWQTK; encoded by the coding sequence ATGGCCACCACCGAAGCCGCCCCCCCTCCCACATACGACGGTTCCAACCGCGCACCGAGCGAGCCATCGAACTCGATGGCCGGCCTCGTCTCGGGGATCATCAACGACGCACAAACGCTCCTCCGCCAGCAGGCCGAAATGCTGAAGTCGGAGGTGCGCGAGGACTTCAAGCGGTCGAAGCGGGCCGCCGAGTTCGGTGCGCTGGGGGTCGTGTTCGGCACGGTCGGGGCACTAGGGCTCATTACCGCGCTCGCGTACTTCATGCACGAGCAGTTCCAGTTCGCGATGTGGGCCTCGTGGGGCATCGTGGGCGGGCTGTTCTTCGCGGTCGGCGGGGCGCTCGGTTGGATCAGCTACGGTCTGCTCGAACGGTTTAACCCGCTCCCGGATAAAACTCTTAACGCGCTCAAGGAGAACATCTCGTGGCAGACCAAGTAA
- a CDS encoding DUF883 family protein, whose protein sequence is MADQVTPAVEKTPEEIEREMLQTRESLTEKVTALENQVVGTVQTAADTISGTVDAVRSFVSSAPETVSETVKQATAAVSESMKGVFDISAHVRQNPWTAVGVSALLGGIVGYLTASRRESFSALAVAPPPVPQPAAAPSAPREPGIADEFMGMISGKLKELAETAINSVSASLKSNIETGVPRLVDEAATALADKASGADASPLAARFDARRNSA, encoded by the coding sequence GTGGCAGACCAAGTAACCCCCGCCGTCGAAAAGACGCCCGAGGAAATCGAGCGGGAAATGCTCCAGACGCGCGAGTCCCTCACTGAGAAGGTCACCGCCCTGGAGAACCAGGTGGTCGGTACGGTGCAGACCGCGGCGGACACGATTTCCGGTACCGTCGACGCGGTCCGGTCGTTCGTGTCGAGCGCGCCGGAAACGGTGAGCGAAACCGTCAAACAAGCGACGGCCGCAGTGAGCGAGAGCATGAAGGGCGTATTCGACATCTCCGCGCACGTCCGCCAGAACCCGTGGACCGCGGTCGGGGTCTCGGCGCTCCTGGGTGGTATTGTCGGGTACCTGACGGCGTCGCGACGGGAATCGTTCAGCGCACTCGCGGTTGCCCCCCCCCCGGTCCCGCAACCGGCCGCGGCCCCGTCCGCCCCACGTGAACCGGGAATCGCGGACGAGTTCATGGGGATGATTAGCGGCAAACTGAAAGAGCTTGCCGAAACCGCGATCAACTCGGTATCGGCTTCACTGAAGTCCAACATCGAAACCGGTGTGCCGCGCTTGGTAGACGAGGCCGCGACCGCTTTGGCAGATAAGGCGTCAGGCGCCGACGCATCGCCCCTCGCCGCCCGGTTCGATGCCCGCCGCAATTCCGCATAA